A stretch of Aeromicrobium tamlense DNA encodes these proteins:
- a CDS encoding ABC transporter ATP-binding protein produces MPLLEVEGLQVHFGRDDIRVQALHDVDLTIEQGEIVGLVGESGSGKTVTSLALMGLLDPKTAHITGRAVLDGKPLWDEDGKRRTPRSDVPMAMVFQEPMTALDPVFTVGSQLMETLRIRRGMAKSAARAEALSLLDAVGISDPKARLRAYPHELSGGMRQRVMIAIALACDPKLLIADEPTTAVDVTIQAQLLDLIKSLAKERGMSVLFVTHDLGVVSETCDRMITMYAGRIVERGPVDQVLKSPGHPYTAGLLAALPSTESRGGRLATIPGRVPPPGERVEGCVFRPRCPYAREECTQPQELIPLTDLREVRCIRSPELDFEGVAS; encoded by the coding sequence ATGCCCTTGCTCGAGGTCGAAGGACTCCAGGTCCATTTCGGTCGTGACGACATCCGCGTCCAAGCCCTGCACGACGTCGATCTGACGATCGAACAGGGCGAGATCGTGGGACTGGTCGGCGAGAGCGGAAGTGGCAAGACCGTCACCTCCCTGGCCCTGATGGGCCTGCTCGACCCCAAGACCGCCCACATCACGGGGCGGGCGGTCCTGGACGGCAAGCCGCTGTGGGACGAGGACGGGAAGCGGCGCACCCCGCGCAGCGACGTCCCCATGGCGATGGTGTTCCAGGAGCCCATGACGGCGCTGGACCCCGTCTTCACGGTCGGGAGCCAGCTCATGGAGACCCTGCGGATCCGCCGCGGGATGGCCAAGTCGGCCGCCCGGGCCGAGGCGCTCTCGCTGCTCGACGCAGTGGGCATCTCGGACCCCAAGGCGCGCCTGCGCGCCTACCCGCACGAGCTGTCCGGCGGCATGCGCCAGCGCGTGATGATCGCGATCGCGCTGGCGTGCGACCCGAAGCTGCTCATCGCCGACGAGCCCACCACGGCCGTCGACGTCACGATCCAGGCCCAGCTGCTGGACCTGATCAAGTCGCTCGCGAAGGAGCGCGGCATGTCCGTGCTCTTCGTGACGCACGACCTCGGGGTCGTCTCCGAGACGTGCGACCGGATGATCACGATGTACGCCGGCCGGATCGTCGAGCGCGGTCCGGTCGACCAGGTGCTCAAGTCGCCCGGCCACCCCTACACGGCGGGCCTGCTCGCCGCGCTGCCCTCGACGGAGTCGCGCGGCGGGCGCCTGGCCACGATTCCCGGACGTGTCCCTCCGCCCGGGGAGCGTGTCGAGGGCTGCGTGTTCCGGCCGCGGTGCCCGTACGCCCGCGAGGAGTGCACGCAGCCGCAGGAGCTCATTCCCCTGACCGACCTGCGCGAGGTGCGCTGCATCCGTTCCCCCGAGCTCGACTTCGAAGGAGTCGCCTCATGA
- a CDS encoding ABC transporter ATP-binding protein: MTTPLLSLEDVSVRFPVGRRRHVTAVDGVTLELREGETLGLIGESGSGKSTVARAAMGLVPISGGTVRWRGEDVSTYNAKQRRAFSESVQMVFQDPHSALDPRRTILQSVREPMDVMGRGDKKDREQVAAKALDDVGLPSQMLKRYPHQLSGGQKQRANIARALVTDPKVLVCDESVAALDVALQAEILNLLQDLKAEYELTVLFISHDLSVVSYLADRINVMYLGNIVENASTESLVGQALHPYSEALLSAQPLVHDSSVGRRITLQGDIPSPLNPPPGCRFNTRCQFAQDRCRETKPDLLPVLPGHSSACLRVDELYGERIGKTVSA; the protein is encoded by the coding sequence ATGACCACACCACTGCTGTCCCTCGAGGACGTCTCGGTCCGGTTCCCCGTGGGCCGCCGGCGTCACGTCACCGCCGTCGACGGCGTGACGCTGGAGCTGCGGGAGGGCGAGACGCTCGGCCTCATCGGCGAGAGCGGCTCGGGCAAGTCCACCGTGGCGCGCGCCGCGATGGGCCTCGTGCCGATCAGCGGCGGCACGGTGCGCTGGCGCGGCGAGGACGTCTCGACGTACAACGCCAAGCAGCGCCGGGCGTTCTCGGAGTCGGTGCAGATGGTCTTCCAGGACCCGCACAGCGCGCTCGACCCGCGCCGCACGATCCTGCAGAGCGTGCGCGAGCCGATGGACGTCATGGGCCGCGGCGACAAGAAGGACCGCGAGCAGGTCGCCGCGAAGGCCCTCGATGACGTCGGCCTGCCGTCGCAGATGCTCAAGCGCTACCCGCACCAGCTGAGCGGCGGCCAGAAGCAGCGCGCGAACATCGCGCGCGCCCTGGTCACCGATCCCAAGGTGCTCGTGTGCGACGAGTCCGTCGCCGCCCTCGACGTGGCCCTGCAGGCCGAGATCCTCAACCTGCTGCAGGACCTGAAGGCCGAGTACGAGCTCACCGTCCTGTTCATCAGCCACGACCTGTCGGTGGTCAGCTACCTGGCCGACCGCATCAACGTCATGTACCTGGGCAACATCGTCGAGAACGCCTCGACCGAGTCGCTCGTGGGCCAGGCGCTGCACCCCTACAGCGAGGCGCTGCTCTCGGCCCAGCCGCTCGTGCACGACTCGTCGGTCGGGCGCCGCATCACGCTGCAGGGCGACATCCCCAGCCCGCTCAACCCGCCGCCGGGCTGCCGCTTCAACACGCGCTGCCAGTTCGCGCAGGACCGCTGCCGCGAGACCAAGCCCGACCTGCTGCCGGTGCTGCCCGGTCACTCGTCGGCCTGCCTGCGCGTGGACGAGCTCTACGGCGAGCGCATCGGGAAGACGGTGTCGGCATGA
- a CDS encoding ABC transporter permease, producing MRILRVVGTCLLSAIPTLILATLIVFMLQRLIPGDPAVAIAGEYATPENLERIRQDLGLDQSLITQYLTWIGGAFTGDLGTSYQTGESISALVMQRLPLTLILTTMALFVAVAVGLPSGVWAAQKVDTTFDRFLTTGATFGIAIPNFWLGMMLIIVFALNLGWFPGPGGVSLQDDPAQALKGLVLPALALGLVGGAEICRQVRSAMVESLSTDYVRTHRAKGLSNRSIVWKHALKNSSLPFATIIGLQVSRLIGGAVVVEAVFGLSGIGSLAVEATNQRDYGVIQAVVFVAAVIVLLTNLIVDVSYRLLDPRIS from the coding sequence ATGAGGATCCTGCGCGTGGTGGGCACCTGTCTCCTCTCGGCGATCCCCACCCTCATCCTGGCGACCCTGATCGTCTTCATGCTCCAGCGGCTCATCCCCGGCGACCCCGCCGTGGCGATCGCCGGCGAGTACGCGACCCCCGAGAACCTCGAGCGCATCCGCCAGGACCTCGGCCTCGACCAGTCGCTCATCACGCAGTACCTGACGTGGATCGGCGGCGCCTTCACCGGCGACCTCGGCACCTCGTACCAGACCGGCGAGTCGATCTCGGCGCTCGTGATGCAGCGACTGCCGCTGACCCTGATCCTCACGACGATGGCGCTCTTCGTGGCCGTCGCGGTCGGCCTGCCGTCGGGCGTCTGGGCCGCGCAGAAGGTCGACACGACCTTCGACCGCTTCCTCACCACCGGCGCCACGTTCGGCATCGCGATCCCGAACTTCTGGCTCGGCATGATGCTCATCATCGTCTTCGCGCTGAACCTGGGGTGGTTCCCCGGCCCGGGCGGCGTGAGTCTGCAGGACGACCCAGCCCAGGCGCTCAAGGGACTCGTGCTGCCGGCCCTCGCCCTGGGCCTGGTCGGCGGCGCCGAGATCTGTCGCCAGGTGCGCAGCGCGATGGTCGAGAGCCTCTCGACCGACTACGTGCGCACCCACCGCGCGAAGGGCCTGTCCAACCGCAGCATCGTGTGGAAGCACGCGCTGAAGAACTCGAGCCTGCCGTTCGCCACCATCATCGGCCTGCAGGTGTCGCGACTCATCGGTGGCGCCGTCGTCGTCGAGGCCGTGTTCGGCCTGTCCGGCATCGGCTCGCTCGCCGTCGAGGCGACCAACCAGCGTGACTACGGCGTGATCCAGGCGGTCGTGTTCGTCGCCGCCGTGATCGTCCTGTTGACGAACCTCATCGTCGACGTCTCGTACCGTCTGCTCGACCCGAGGATCTCCTGA
- a CDS encoding ABC transporter permease, which produces MTAVDTTANLAAGNPTPTRRARKAGRLSVGVSYAILLLVLIVVLFANFLAPYDPNKQDLNAILLPMSGDHWLGTDDLGRDVFSRMLYGTRVSVLAALLAVAISVVIGLPLGIAAGWLSGATDLIVMRVVDAVMSFPAIVLAIGITATMGPDITTAMISVGIVMSPAILRLARAQTMAIRSETYIEAAKSFGARGLRRMVLPHVLPNIIQPILVQVAVLMGFALIAEASLSFLQLGVQPPTASWGAVLSRAYTFLDQAPMQIFIPGIAIAATVFAFNIIGDEIQRLLDPKRK; this is translated from the coding sequence ATGACCGCTGTCGACACCACCGCCAACCTGGCCGCGGGCAACCCCACGCCCACGCGCCGGGCCCGCAAGGCCGGCCGCCTCTCGGTCGGCGTGAGCTACGCGATCCTGCTGCTCGTCCTGATCGTCGTGCTGTTCGCCAACTTCCTGGCGCCCTACGACCCGAACAAGCAGGACCTCAACGCGATCCTGCTGCCGATGAGCGGCGACCACTGGCTCGGCACCGACGACCTCGGCCGTGACGTGTTCAGCCGGATGCTCTACGGCACCCGCGTCTCGGTGCTGGCGGCGCTCCTCGCCGTCGCGATCTCGGTCGTGATCGGCCTGCCGCTGGGCATCGCCGCCGGCTGGCTCAGCGGAGCCACCGACCTCATCGTCATGCGCGTCGTCGACGCGGTCATGTCCTTCCCGGCGATCGTGCTGGCGATCGGCATCACCGCGACGATGGGGCCCGACATCACCACCGCGATGATCTCGGTCGGCATCGTGATGTCACCGGCGATCCTGCGGCTGGCCAGAGCCCAGACCATGGCGATCCGGTCCGAGACCTACATCGAGGCCGCGAAGTCGTTCGGTGCGCGCGGACTGCGACGCATGGTGCTGCCGCACGTGCTGCCCAACATCATCCAGCCGATCCTCGTCCAGGTCGCGGTGCTCATGGGCTTCGCCCTGATCGCCGAGGCCAGCCTGAGCTTCCTGCAGCTGGGCGTGCAGCCGCCGACCGCCTCGTGGGGCGCCGTGCTCTCGCGCGCCTACACGTTCCTGGACCAGGCGCCGATGCAGATCTTCATCCCCGGCATCGCCATCGCCGCCACGGTGTTCGCGTTCAACATCATCGGCGACGAGATTCAGCGACTCCTCGACCCGAAGCGGAAGTGA